One Fontisphaera persica DNA window includes the following coding sequences:
- a CDS encoding lysophospholipid acyltransferase family protein: MDFCLYWLARAVVGLLQSLPLGWVARLGRAGGGLVYLLDARHRKMAQRNLAAAFPELPEDEIRRLAAENFRRIGENFACAVKTAAMPDEALAAHLEFGEVGELPAVLHQQPRSVVFAIGHFGNFELYARARRLLPGWQMATTYRALRQPRLNQLLQSLRERTGCLYFERRTEGELLRRKLQQERLILGLLSDQHGGRRGLRLPFFGRDAATNPAPAIFALRYRLPLFTGYCFRIGPARWRLEVGEQIPTVANGRPRPVEEIMRDVNRAFEQAIRRDPANWFWVHNRWKTPGRAPAPAKAMAKAVE, encoded by the coding sequence ATGGATTTTTGCCTGTACTGGCTGGCGCGTGCCGTGGTGGGCTTGCTGCAATCCCTGCCCCTGGGGTGGGTGGCCCGCCTGGGACGGGCGGGGGGCGGGCTGGTGTATCTGCTCGACGCCCGCCATCGGAAAATGGCGCAGCGCAACCTGGCCGCCGCTTTCCCGGAACTGCCCGAGGATGAAATCAGGCGGCTGGCCGCGGAAAATTTCCGGCGCATTGGTGAAAACTTCGCCTGCGCGGTCAAAACCGCCGCCATGCCGGACGAGGCGCTGGCGGCGCATCTGGAGTTTGGGGAGGTGGGGGAACTGCCCGCGGTTTTGCACCAGCAGCCGCGCTCGGTGGTGTTTGCCATTGGGCACTTTGGCAATTTTGAACTGTATGCCCGCGCGCGGCGGCTGCTGCCCGGCTGGCAGATGGCCACCACCTACCGCGCGCTCCGGCAGCCGCGATTGAATCAATTGCTGCAATCCCTGCGGGAGCGGACGGGCTGCCTGTATTTTGAACGGCGGACGGAGGGGGAGCTGCTGCGGCGCAAGTTGCAGCAGGAGCGTCTCATTTTGGGGCTGCTCAGCGATCAACACGGCGGGCGGCGCGGTTTGCGCCTGCCGTTTTTTGGCCGGGACGCCGCCACCAATCCGGCCCCGGCCATTTTCGCGCTGCGGTATCGTCTGCCGTTGTTCACCGGCTATTGTTTCCGCATCGGCCCGGCCCGCTGGCGGCTGGAGGTGGGGGAGCAAATTCCCACCGTGGCCAACGGCAGGCCGCGCCCCGTGGAAGAAATCATGCGCGACGTCAACCGCGCTTTTGAGCAGGCCATTCGCCGCGACCCGGCCAACTGGTTCTGGGTGCACAACCGGTGGAAAACACCGGGCCGCGCCCCGGCGCCGGCCAAGGCAATGGCCAAGGCAGTCGAGTGA
- the waaF gene encoding lipopolysaccharide heptosyltransferase II: MPPIAQAFQNARHILIRGVNWLGDAVMSTPAVMRLREACPQASLTLLCHEKLGPLWQGHPAVNQVLTFSSEDSAWKVGLRLARERFDAAVIFPNSPRSALQVWLARVPVRVGMAAPWRNWMLTHPLPPRPGHVTMRKRTPEEIHRLQAADKPPGPPPPPAAHHLYHYLHIVAAVGARAEPLAPTIAVAPEVEQHIQNRLGTLAGPLVGLCPGAEYGPAKRWPREQFIELAKALQTRWQAEIILLGGHHDAPITGAIAKAVGGRLRDWAGQTSLAELAAVLKLCRVVVANDSGPMHLAAGVGTPVVALFGSTSPYLTGPGLPGETRHQVLYRQAPCSPCFLRECPADFRCLKELSAPEVLQAVTKVLGGG, translated from the coding sequence ATGCCGCCAATTGCCCAGGCATTTCAGAACGCCCGGCACATCCTGATTCGGGGCGTGAACTGGCTGGGGGACGCCGTCATGTCCACGCCGGCAGTGATGCGGCTGCGGGAGGCTTGTCCGCAAGCCAGCCTGACGCTCCTGTGCCATGAAAAGCTTGGGCCGCTCTGGCAGGGGCATCCGGCCGTCAACCAGGTGCTGACTTTTTCCTCGGAAGACAGCGCCTGGAAAGTGGGCCTGCGGCTGGCCCGCGAGAGGTTCGATGCCGCCGTGATTTTTCCCAACTCCCCCCGCTCGGCATTGCAGGTGTGGCTGGCGCGCGTGCCGGTGCGGGTGGGCATGGCCGCGCCGTGGCGCAACTGGATGCTGACCCATCCGCTGCCCCCACGCCCGGGACACGTGACCATGCGCAAACGCACGCCCGAGGAGATTCACCGACTGCAAGCCGCCGACAAACCACCAGGACCGCCACCGCCCCCCGCCGCCCATCACCTCTATCATTATCTGCATATTGTTGCCGCTGTAGGGGCTCGGGCGGAGCCACTGGCCCCCACGATTGCCGTGGCGCCGGAGGTGGAGCAACACATCCAAAACCGGCTGGGGACGTTGGCGGGGCCGCTGGTGGGATTATGCCCCGGCGCGGAGTATGGCCCCGCCAAACGATGGCCCAGGGAGCAGTTCATCGAGCTGGCCAAAGCCTTGCAAACGCGATGGCAGGCCGAAATTATTCTGTTGGGCGGACATCATGATGCGCCCATCACCGGCGCGATTGCCAAAGCAGTGGGCGGCCGCTTGCGGGATTGGGCCGGGCAAACCTCGCTGGCGGAGCTGGCGGCCGTGCTGAAATTGTGCCGGGTGGTCGTGGCGAATGACAGCGGCCCGATGCACCTCGCCGCTGGCGTGGGCACGCCGGTGGTGGCGTTGTTTGGCAGCACGTCCCCTTATTTGACCGGCCCGGGTCTGCCGGGCGAGACCAGACACCAAGTGCTTTACCGCCAGGCGCCTTGCTCGCCCTGTTTCCTGCGCGAATGCCCGGCGGATTTCCGCTGCTTGAAGGAGTTGAGCGCACCGGAAGTCCTGCAAGCGGTCACGAAGGTTTTGGGGGGCGGTTAA
- the nadA gene encoding quinolinate synthase NadA, which produces MRDAITITPPELRVRACAPPPPANLDALSREILDLKRRLKAVILAHNYQVPEIQDVADFVGDSLGLSQQAARTNADIIVFCGVHFMAETAKILNPGKLVILPDRDAGCSLEESCPADKLQALQATNPNFYTVSYINCSAAVKALSDVICTSGNAEQIVRACPPQRDILFVPDENLGAWVMEKTGRPMTLWKGNCYVHVEWTHAALVRIRQQFPDAPIVAHPECPRSVRMLADEVCSTEKMVSYCKQSPARCIIVATEPGMIHRLQKECPDKVFVAAPTERCACNNCKYMKLNTLEKLLDCLLQLEPRVELSREIIERARVPIERMLQVSSGALQQLP; this is translated from the coding sequence ATGCGTGATGCCATCACCATAACGCCGCCCGAGCTGCGGGTGCGCGCCTGCGCCCCGCCGCCGCCGGCCAATTTGGACGCCTTGTCCCGGGAAATCCTGGACCTTAAGCGCCGGCTCAAGGCAGTCATCCTGGCCCATAATTATCAGGTGCCCGAAATTCAGGACGTGGCGGATTTTGTGGGCGATTCCCTCGGCTTGTCCCAGCAGGCGGCGCGGACGAATGCCGACATCATCGTCTTTTGCGGCGTACATTTCATGGCCGAGACGGCCAAAATCCTGAACCCCGGCAAATTGGTAATTCTGCCGGACCGCGATGCTGGCTGCTCGCTCGAGGAAAGCTGCCCGGCGGACAAATTGCAGGCGTTGCAGGCCACCAACCCCAATTTCTACACCGTTTCCTACATCAACTGCAGCGCGGCCGTGAAGGCGCTCAGCGACGTGATTTGCACCAGTGGCAACGCCGAGCAGATTGTGCGGGCCTGCCCGCCGCAACGCGACATTCTGTTTGTGCCGGATGAAAACCTGGGCGCGTGGGTCATGGAAAAAACCGGCCGCCCCATGACGTTGTGGAAGGGCAACTGCTACGTGCACGTGGAATGGACTCACGCAGCGCTCGTCCGCATTCGCCAACAATTTCCCGACGCCCCCATCGTGGCCCATCCAGAATGCCCGCGCTCGGTACGCATGCTGGCCGACGAGGTTTGCTCCACCGAAAAAATGGTGAGCTATTGCAAGCAATCCCCGGCGCGGTGCATTATCGTGGCCACGGAACCAGGCATGATTCATCGTTTGCAGAAGGAATGCCCGGACAAGGTTTTCGTGGCAGCTCCCACCGAACGTTGCGCCTGCAACAATTGCAAATACATGAAGCTCAACACCCTGGAAAAGCTGCTGGACTGCCTGTTGCAGCTTGAGCCCAGGGTGGAGCTGAGCCGGGAAATCATCGAGCGCGCCCGCGTGCCCATCGAGCGCATGTTGCAGGTTTCGTCTGGCGCCCTGCAACAATTGCCCTGA
- a CDS encoding cob(I)yrinic acid a,c-diamide adenosyltransferase — protein sequence MSVVTKKGDGGQTALMYNRCVPKNHPRVEAYGSVDELNAALGLARATAAERFIQEVLLGVQQDLIAVMGELATLPEDLERYHGEGYPRVTPEMTARLEAWVKQIEAQKISFKGWATPGANLNAAALDVARTVCRRAERRVCDLAESQQLPNAEILIFLNRLGDLLWLLARWNETQAAAEGQAMA from the coding sequence ATGAGCGTGGTGACCAAAAAAGGCGACGGCGGCCAGACGGCGTTGATGTATAATCGCTGCGTGCCCAAGAATCATCCCCGGGTGGAGGCCTATGGCAGTGTGGATGAACTGAATGCCGCGCTGGGTCTGGCGCGCGCCACCGCAGCAGAAAGGTTCATCCAGGAAGTGTTGCTGGGGGTTCAGCAAGATTTAATCGCCGTGATGGGTGAGTTGGCCACGCTGCCGGAGGACCTGGAGCGCTACCACGGGGAGGGGTACCCGCGCGTAACCCCGGAGATGACGGCGCGTCTGGAAGCGTGGGTGAAGCAAATTGAGGCCCAGAAGATTTCCTTCAAGGGGTGGGCCACCCCCGGCGCCAATCTCAACGCCGCCGCTCTGGACGTGGCCCGCACCGTCTGCCGCCGGGCGGAGCGCCGCGTCTGTGATTTGGCGGAGAGCCAGCAGCTCCCCAATGCGGAAATCCTGATTTTTCTCAACCGGCTGGGTGATTTATTGTGGTTATTGGCGCGGTGGAATGAAACCCAGGCGGCCGCGGAAGGGCAAGCTATGGCATGA
- a CDS encoding ferredoxin--NADP reductase, giving the protein MAREAVEMVVEAVTQETPEVKSVRLKWPAGYDVDFKTGQFITLHWPDSPHYKRAYSLSSCALDRGYYEVTVKREGKMGTRLVDWAEVGNRLMVLPPTGVFLPVYEPDKHLLCMAGGSGVTPFRGFVREAWLRQLTTRITVLYSVKTPDEIIFKKDFEALAAAYPHFRFLVTCTRVPEGDPSWTGRRGRITLDWIKEQITDLPNTVFYACGSNEMVDALKALVLNELKADKRQMKVEKWG; this is encoded by the coding sequence ATGGCACGTGAAGCTGTGGAAATGGTGGTCGAGGCGGTCACCCAGGAAACGCCAGAAGTCAAGTCTGTGCGATTGAAGTGGCCGGCAGGCTATGACGTGGACTTCAAAACCGGCCAGTTCATCACGCTCCATTGGCCGGACAGCCCCCATTACAAGCGCGCTTACAGCCTCTCCTCCTGCGCTTTGGACCGCGGTTATTACGAGGTGACCGTCAAGCGCGAAGGCAAAATGGGCACGCGCCTGGTGGATTGGGCCGAGGTGGGCAACCGGCTCATGGTGCTCCCGCCCACCGGCGTTTTCTTGCCGGTGTATGAGCCTGATAAACACCTGCTTTGCATGGCTGGCGGCTCCGGCGTCACGCCGTTCCGGGGGTTTGTCCGCGAAGCCTGGCTGCGCCAGCTTACCACCCGCATTACTGTGCTTTACAGCGTCAAGACGCCCGACGAAATCATCTTCAAAAAAGACTTTGAAGCCCTGGCGGCCGCTTATCCGCACTTCCGTTTTCTGGTCACCTGCACCCGCGTGCCCGAGGGAGACCCCTCCTGGACTGGCCGGCGCGGGCGCATCACCCTCGACTGGATTAAGGAACAAATTACTGATTTGCCCAACACCGTCTTTTACGCCTGCGGCTCCAATGAAATGGTGGATGCCCTCAAAGCCTTGGTGCTCAATGAATTAAAAGCCGACAAACGCCAGATGAAGGTGGAAAAATGGGGATGA